One genomic window of Butyricicoccus intestinisimiae includes the following:
- a CDS encoding DUF523 domain-containing protein translates to MTVLVSACLLGENCKYNGGNNCSPAILDFLKDKQVIPICPEILAGMPAPRPPVEVNGSRVLRKNGEDVTDAYCSGVCKAMQIAAQQPIDLVILKSRSPTCGVGQRYDGTFTGTLVNQSGLFAEALQRAGYSVKSSDDF, encoded by the coding sequence ATGACCGTACTTGTCAGCGCCTGTCTGCTCGGTGAGAACTGCAAATATAACGGCGGAAATAACTGTTCCCCCGCCATTCTCGACTTCTTGAAGGATAAGCAGGTAATCCCTATTTGTCCGGAAATCTTAGCGGGAATGCCTGCGCCGCGCCCGCCGGTCGAAGTAAACGGCAGCCGTGTCCTGCGCAAAAACGGCGAAGATGTCACAGATGCCTATTGTTCTGGTGTCTGCAAAGCGATGCAGATTGCAGCGCAGCAGCCCATCGATCTCGTCATCTTGAAATCGCGCAGTCCTACCTGCGGTGTTGGGCAGCGATACGACGGCACATTTACCGGAACACTGGTCAACCAATCCGGCTTATTTGCCGAGGCACTCCAGCGAGCCGGTTATTCCGTGAAAAGCTCGGATGATTTTTAA